One part of the Mycobacterium marinum genome encodes these proteins:
- a CDS encoding ribose-phosphate diphosphokinase: MSHDWTDNRKNLMLFSGRAHPELAEQVAKELDVHVTAQTAREFANGEIFVRFQESVRGCDAFVLQSCPAPVNTWLMEQLIMIDALKRGSAKRITAVMPFYPYARQDKKHRGREPISARLVADLLKTAGADRIVTVDLHTDQIQGFFDGPVDHMRGQNLLTGYIRDNYSDNNMVVVSPDSGRVRIAEKWADALGGVPLAFIHKTRDPRVPNQVVSNRVVGDVAGRTCVLIDDMIDTGGTIAGAVQLLRNDGAGDVIIAATHGVLSDPAAERLAACGAREVIVTNTLPITEAKRFPQLTVLSIAPLLASTIRAVFENGSVTGLFDGDA; this comes from the coding sequence TTGAGCCACGACTGGACCGATAACCGCAAGAACCTGATGCTCTTCAGCGGGCGCGCCCATCCGGAGCTGGCCGAACAGGTGGCCAAAGAACTCGACGTTCACGTGACCGCGCAGACCGCGCGTGAGTTTGCCAACGGCGAGATCTTCGTGCGCTTCCAGGAGTCGGTGCGTGGATGCGACGCCTTTGTTCTGCAGTCCTGCCCGGCACCGGTGAACACCTGGCTGATGGAACAGCTGATCATGATCGACGCGCTCAAGCGCGGCAGCGCCAAGCGGATCACCGCGGTCATGCCGTTCTACCCCTATGCCCGGCAGGACAAGAAGCACCGCGGCCGCGAACCGATCTCGGCGCGGCTGGTGGCCGATCTACTCAAGACCGCCGGCGCCGACCGAATCGTGACCGTCGACCTGCACACCGATCAGATCCAGGGCTTCTTCGACGGACCCGTCGACCACATGCGCGGGCAGAACCTGCTGACCGGCTACATCAGGGACAACTACTCCGACAACAACATGGTCGTGGTCTCCCCCGACTCGGGCCGAGTGCGCATCGCCGAAAAATGGGCCGACGCGCTGGGCGGCGTTCCGCTGGCCTTCATTCACAAGACCCGCGACCCGCGAGTGCCCAACCAGGTGGTCTCCAACCGGGTGGTGGGCGACGTCGCCGGCCGGACCTGCGTGCTGATCGACGACATGATTGACACCGGCGGCACGATTGCGGGTGCGGTGCAGTTGCTGCGCAACGACGGCGCCGGCGACGTGATCATCGCGGCGACCCACGGTGTGTTGTCTGACCCCGCCGCCGAGCGGCTGGCCGCATGCGGCGCCCGCGAGGTGATCGTCACCAACACCCTCCCGATCACCGAGGCCAAGCGTTTTCCGCAGCTCACGGTCTTGTCCATCGCTCCGCTGCTGGCCAGCACCATCCGCGCCGTATTCGAAAACGGCTCAGTCACAGGACTATTCGACGGAGACGCGTAG
- a CDS encoding LpqN/LpqT family lipoprotein, with protein sequence MPAVACSTPEPPDYKSIWTTSATTSTTATTAPPVPLSQYLESIGVSGKQIAPSDLKGLTVSIPTPPGWSPYEGPKINPETVIISKGGHYPTARLVVFLLRGNFDPADVARRGNDDAQLFENFKQLDASSADFHGFPSSMMQGSYDLEGARMHSWNRIVIPTGPPPDNQRYLVQLTITSLASQAAGSASDIESIINGFVVAVK encoded by the coding sequence ATGCCGGCGGTTGCCTGCAGCACACCCGAGCCCCCTGACTACAAATCCATCTGGACCACGAGCGCAACAACTAGCACCACCGCCACCACCGCCCCGCCCGTGCCGCTGTCGCAGTACCTGGAAAGCATCGGGGTGAGCGGAAAGCAGATCGCGCCGAGTGACCTCAAAGGCCTTACCGTGTCGATCCCGACACCACCGGGCTGGTCCCCCTACGAGGGCCCGAAGATCAACCCGGAAACGGTGATCATCTCCAAGGGCGGCCACTACCCCACGGCCAGACTGGTCGTGTTCTTGCTGCGCGGGAACTTCGACCCCGCCGACGTCGCCAGGCGCGGCAACGACGACGCGCAACTGTTCGAGAACTTCAAACAGCTGGACGCCTCGTCGGCAGACTTTCACGGTTTTCCCTCGTCGATGATGCAGGGCAGCTACGACCTCGAGGGTGCCCGCATGCACAGCTGGAATCGGATCGTCATTCCCACCGGGCCGCCGCCGGACAACCAGCGGTATCTGGTCCAACTGACCATCACCAGCCTGGCCAGTCAGGCCGCCGGCAGCGCATCCGACATCGAGTCGATCATCAACGGATTCGTGGTTGCGGTGAAGTGA
- the mfd gene encoding transcription-repair coupling factor, producing MTAPGAASPDTPIAGLVDLALTAPTFQQLIARASDRPDELTLVGPASARSFVASALAQQGPLLVVTATGREADDVTAELRGVFGEAVALFPSWETLPHERLSPGVDTVGARLLLLRRLAHPDDTRLGPPLRVVVTAVRSLLQPMTPQLGRQEPVSLSVGQEIGFDEVIARLVELAYTRVDMVGRRGEFAVRGGILDLFAPTAEHPVRVEFWGDEITEMRMFSVADQRSIPEIEVSTLVAVACRELLLTEDVRGRAAALAAQHPASENTVTGSVIDMLAKLAEGIPTDGMEALLPVLRPDDHALLTDQLAEDTPVLVCDPEKVRTRAADLIKTGREFLEASWSVAAMGTDAPVDVEALGGSGFAELDQVQTAASSSGHPWWTLSQLSEESATELEVRAAPSARGHQKDIDDIFAMLRAHVSTGGYAVMVEPGTGTAHRMVERLAESDIPAAMLEPGAAPKLGVVGVLKGPLRDGVIVPGANLVVVTETNLTGNRATAVEGKRLAAKRRNTVDPLALTAGDLVVHDQHGIGRFVEMVERTVGGARREYLVLEYASAKRGGGSDKLYVPMDSLDQLSRYVGGQAPALSRLGGSDWTNTKTKARKAVREIAGELVALYAKRQASPGHAFAPDTPWQAEMEDAFGFTETVDQLTAITEVKGDMEKSIPMDRVICGDVGYGKTEIAVRAAFKAVQDGKQVAVLVPTTLLADQHLQTFTDRMAGFPVTVKGLSRFTDPAESRTVIEGMADGSVDVVIGTHRLLQTGVRWKDLGLVVVDEEQRFGVEHKEHIKSLRSHVDVLTMSATPIPRTLEMSLAGIREMSTILTPPEERYPVLTYVGPHDDKQIAAALRRELLRDGQAFYVHNRVSSIDDTAARIRKLVPEARVVVAHGQMPEDLLERTVQGFWQREFDILVCTTIVETGLDISNANTLIVERADTFGLSQLHQLRGRVGRSRERGYAYFLYPPQAPLTETAYDRLATIAQNNELGAGMAVALKDLEIRGAGNVLGVEQSGHVAGVGFDLYVRLVGEAVEAYRAAADGKMVTTPEEPKDVRIDLPVDAHLPPDYIGSDRLRLEAYRRLATATSDSGVAAVVDELIDRYGALPEPALRLVAVARLRLLCRASGITDVSAPSSATVRLAPMDLPDSAQVRLKRMYPGGHYRATTSTVQVPIPRDGGVGAPRIRDVELVQMVANLVTALAGKPQQDIGRTSLSEDDAGATASGKERQAR from the coding sequence ATGACCGCACCGGGGGCTGCTAGCCCAGATACCCCGATCGCGGGGCTCGTCGACTTGGCGCTTACCGCGCCTACTTTCCAGCAACTCATCGCGCGTGCCTCCGATCGCCCTGATGAATTGACGTTGGTCGGCCCGGCCAGCGCGCGCTCCTTCGTCGCCAGCGCACTGGCCCAACAGGGACCGCTGCTCGTGGTCACCGCCACCGGGCGTGAGGCCGACGACGTAACCGCGGAACTGCGGGGAGTCTTCGGCGAAGCCGTGGCGTTGTTCCCGTCCTGGGAGACCCTTCCGCACGAGCGGCTCTCACCCGGTGTCGACACGGTCGGCGCCCGGCTGCTGCTGCTGCGCCGGCTGGCTCATCCCGACGACACCCGGCTGGGCCCGCCGTTGCGCGTGGTGGTGACCGCGGTGCGCTCGCTGTTGCAGCCGATGACGCCGCAACTGGGCCGGCAGGAACCGGTTAGTTTGAGTGTCGGACAAGAAATCGGCTTCGATGAAGTCATCGCTCGGCTGGTCGAGCTGGCCTACACCCGGGTCGACATGGTGGGCCGGCGGGGCGAGTTCGCCGTCCGCGGGGGCATTCTGGACCTCTTCGCGCCGACCGCCGAGCACCCGGTGCGGGTCGAATTCTGGGGCGACGAGATCACCGAAATGCGCATGTTCTCGGTCGCCGACCAGCGCTCCATTCCCGAGATCGAGGTCAGCACGCTGGTCGCGGTGGCCTGCCGGGAGCTGCTTCTGACCGAAGACGTACGGGGGCGAGCCGCGGCGCTGGCCGCCCAGCACCCGGCTTCGGAGAACACCGTGACCGGCAGCGTCATCGACATGCTGGCAAAACTGGCCGAGGGCATCCCGACCGATGGGATGGAAGCGCTGCTGCCGGTGTTGCGCCCCGATGACCATGCGCTGTTGACCGATCAGCTTGCCGAGGACACTCCGGTGCTGGTGTGCGACCCGGAGAAGGTGCGCACCCGGGCCGCCGATTTGATCAAGACGGGCCGCGAATTCCTCGAGGCCTCATGGTCGGTCGCGGCGATGGGAACCGACGCGCCCGTCGACGTCGAAGCCCTGGGCGGGTCCGGCTTTGCCGAGCTGGACCAGGTGCAGACCGCGGCGAGCAGTTCCGGACACCCGTGGTGGACGCTGAGCCAGCTGTCCGAGGAATCGGCGACGGAGCTGGAGGTCCGCGCGGCACCCTCGGCGCGTGGGCACCAGAAGGATATCGACGACATCTTTGCGATGCTGCGCGCGCACGTCTCGACCGGCGGGTACGCGGTGATGGTGGAGCCCGGGACCGGCACCGCCCATCGCATGGTGGAGCGGCTGGCCGAATCCGACATTCCCGCCGCCATGCTGGAACCCGGCGCCGCACCCAAGTTGGGCGTGGTGGGCGTGCTCAAGGGGCCGCTGCGCGACGGCGTCATCGTCCCCGGAGCCAACCTGGTCGTGGTCACCGAGACGAATCTGACCGGCAACCGGGCCACGGCGGTCGAGGGCAAGCGCCTGGCGGCCAAGCGGCGAAACACCGTCGATCCACTGGCCCTGACGGCCGGCGATCTGGTGGTGCACGATCAGCACGGCATCGGCCGGTTCGTGGAGATGGTCGAGCGCACCGTCGGGGGTGCCCGACGCGAGTACCTGGTGCTCGAATACGCCTCCGCCAAGCGGGGCGGTGGTTCCGACAAGCTGTATGTCCCGATGGATTCGCTAGACCAGTTGTCGCGATATGTCGGTGGGCAGGCACCAGCACTGAGCCGGCTCGGCGGCAGTGACTGGACCAACACCAAGACCAAGGCGCGCAAGGCGGTGCGGGAAATCGCCGGCGAACTGGTGGCGCTCTACGCCAAGCGGCAGGCCAGCCCCGGGCATGCGTTCGCCCCTGACACACCGTGGCAGGCCGAGATGGAGGACGCGTTCGGTTTCACCGAAACCGTCGACCAGCTCACCGCGATCACCGAGGTCAAGGGCGACATGGAAAAGTCCATCCCGATGGACCGGGTGATCTGCGGTGATGTCGGCTACGGCAAGACCGAAATCGCGGTGCGGGCGGCGTTCAAGGCCGTTCAGGACGGCAAACAGGTTGCCGTGCTGGTGCCCACCACGCTGTTGGCCGACCAGCATCTGCAAACCTTCACCGACCGGATGGCCGGGTTCCCGGTCACGGTCAAGGGTCTGTCCCGCTTCACCGACCCCGCCGAGTCACGCACGGTGATCGAGGGCATGGCCGACGGATCGGTCGACGTGGTGATCGGCACGCACCGGCTGCTGCAGACCGGCGTGCGCTGGAAAGACCTGGGCTTGGTCGTGGTCGACGAGGAACAGCGGTTCGGTGTCGAGCACAAGGAGCACATCAAGTCGTTGCGCAGCCACGTCGACGTCTTGACGATGAGCGCCACCCCCATTCCGCGCACGCTGGAGATGAGCCTGGCCGGTATTCGGGAGATGTCGACCATCCTGACGCCCCCCGAGGAGCGCTACCCGGTGCTGACCTACGTGGGACCCCATGACGACAAACAGATCGCCGCGGCGCTGCGCCGCGAGCTGCTGCGCGACGGGCAGGCGTTCTATGTGCACAACCGGGTCAGTTCCATCGACGACACCGCCGCGCGGATTCGCAAACTCGTGCCCGAGGCGCGGGTGGTCGTCGCGCATGGGCAGATGCCCGAGGATCTGCTGGAACGCACCGTCCAGGGATTCTGGCAGCGTGAATTCGACATCTTGGTCTGCACCACGATCGTGGAGACCGGCTTGGACATCTCCAACGCCAACACGCTGATCGTCGAACGGGCCGACACCTTCGGGTTGTCTCAGCTGCACCAGCTGCGCGGCCGAGTGGGCCGTAGCCGTGAGCGCGGTTACGCCTACTTCTTGTACCCGCCGCAGGCGCCGCTGACCGAGACCGCCTACGACCGGTTGGCGACCATCGCGCAAAACAACGAGCTTGGCGCGGGCATGGCGGTCGCGCTCAAGGACCTGGAGATCCGCGGCGCGGGCAACGTGCTCGGCGTCGAGCAGTCGGGGCACGTCGCCGGAGTCGGCTTCGACCTCTATGTGCGGTTGGTGGGCGAGGCCGTCGAGGCGTATCGGGCCGCCGCCGACGGCAAGATGGTGACCACTCCCGAGGAGCCCAAGGATGTGCGGATCGACCTGCCGGTCGACGCCCACCTGCCACCGGACTACATCGGCAGCGATCGCCTGCGGTTGGAGGCCTACCGGCGGCTCGCCACCGCCACCTCCGACAGTGGCGTCGCGGCCGTGGTGGACGAACTCATCGACCGCTACGGGGCTTTGCCGGAGCCGGCGCTGCGGCTGGTCGCGGTGGCGCGGTTGCGGCTGCTGTGCCGGGCCTCGGGCATCACCGACGTGTCGGCGCCGTCTTCGGCGACAGTTCGGCTGGCACCGATGGATCTGCCCGATTCCGCCCAGGTGCGGCTCAAGCGGATGTATCCGGGAGGCCACTACCGGGCTACGACGTCCACCGTGCAGGTACCCATCCCGCGTGACGGTGGCGTCGGTGCGCCGCGCATCCGGGATGTGGAATTGGTGCAGATGGTGGCCAATCTGGTGACGGCATTGGCAGGCAAGCCGCAACAAGATATTGGTAGAACCAGTTTGTCCGAAGACGATGCGGGCGCCACCGCGTCGGGTAAGGAGCGGCAAGCGCGATGA
- the arsC gene encoding arsenate reductase (glutaredoxin) (This arsenate reductase requires both glutathione and glutaredoxin to convert arsenate to arsenite, after which the efflux transporter formed by ArsA and ArsB can extrude the arsenite from the cell, providing resistance.), with protein MAAGTAGTTPEAVIYHNPKCSTSRKTLELLREQGLEPTVVQYLKTPPTRDELVRMIGDAGIEVRTAVRKRDRLYEELNLADATDAQLLDAMAEHPVLIERPFVVTPKGTRLARPVEAVREIL; from the coding sequence ATGGCCGCCGGAACCGCGGGGACCACACCCGAGGCCGTCATCTACCACAATCCCAAGTGCAGCACGTCGCGCAAGACCCTGGAATTGCTGCGTGAGCAGGGCCTGGAGCCGACCGTCGTCCAGTATCTGAAGACACCACCGACGCGGGACGAGTTGGTGCGCATGATCGGCGATGCCGGCATCGAGGTGCGCACCGCCGTGCGCAAACGCGACCGGCTGTACGAGGAGCTGAACCTCGCTGACGCGACCGATGCGCAACTGCTCGACGCGATGGCCGAGCACCCCGTGCTCATCGAACGGCCGTTTGTGGTCACCCCGAAGGGCACCCGGCTGGCTCGTCCGGTCGAGGCCGTTCGCGAGATCCTGTGA
- a CDS encoding TetR/AcrR family transcriptional regulator, whose protein sequence is MTGSERRHQLIGIARSLFAERGYDGTSIEEIAQRANVSKPVVYEHFGGKEGLYAVVVDREMSALLDGITSSLTNNRSRVRVERVALALLTYVEERTDGFRIMIRDSPASISSGTYSSLLNDAVSQVSSILAGDFARRGLDSELAPLYAQALVGSVSMTAQWWLDAREPKKEVVAAHLVNLVWNGLTHLEADPQLQDE, encoded by the coding sequence ATGACGGGCAGCGAACGCCGGCATCAGCTGATCGGCATCGCGCGATCGTTGTTCGCCGAACGCGGCTACGACGGGACCTCGATCGAGGAGATCGCCCAGCGTGCCAACGTCTCCAAGCCGGTGGTCTACGAGCATTTTGGCGGCAAAGAGGGCCTGTACGCGGTGGTGGTCGACCGCGAAATGTCGGCCCTGCTGGACGGCATCACCTCGTCGTTGACCAACAACCGATCGCGAGTGCGCGTCGAGCGGGTTGCCTTGGCGTTGCTCACCTATGTCGAAGAACGCACCGACGGCTTTCGCATCATGATCCGCGACTCACCGGCGTCGATCAGCTCCGGAACCTATTCCAGCCTGCTCAACGACGCCGTCAGCCAGGTCAGCTCGATCTTGGCCGGCGACTTCGCCCGCAGGGGCCTGGACTCCGAGTTGGCTCCGCTGTATGCCCAGGCCTTGGTGGGTTCGGTGTCGATGACCGCGCAGTGGTGGCTCGACGCCCGCGAACCCAAAAAGGAAGTCGTCGCCGCGCACCTGGTCAACCTGGTCTGGAATGGGCTGACCCACTTGGAAGCCGATCCGCAGCTGCAAGACGAGTAG
- a CDS encoding 50S ribosomal protein L25/general stress protein Ctc — protein MAKAAVNQLVVTVRTETGKGASRRARREGKVPAVMYGHGAEPQHLELPAHDYAAVLRNSGTNAVLTLDIAGEEQLALTKALDIHPIRRTIQHADLVVVRRGEKVVVEVSVAVEGDAAPGTLVTQEANTIEIEAEAMSIPEQLTVSIEGAEPGTQFTAGQIELPAGVGLISDPEMLVVNVVTAPTAEDLEQAGGEEGAESAAAEGEGGQAEAESE, from the coding sequence ATGGCCAAAGCTGCAGTCAACCAACTAGTGGTTACCGTACGCACCGAGACCGGCAAGGGCGCCTCCCGGCGAGCCCGCCGTGAGGGCAAGGTTCCGGCCGTGATGTACGGCCACGGCGCCGAGCCGCAGCACTTGGAGCTACCCGCCCACGACTACGCGGCGGTCCTTCGAAACTCCGGCACCAATGCGGTGCTCACCCTGGACATCGCGGGCGAGGAGCAGCTGGCGCTGACCAAGGCGCTGGACATCCACCCGATCCGCCGCACCATCCAGCACGCCGACTTGGTGGTGGTGCGCCGCGGCGAGAAGGTCGTCGTCGAGGTCTCGGTTGCCGTCGAAGGCGACGCCGCGCCCGGCACCCTGGTTACCCAGGAGGCCAACACCATCGAAATCGAGGCCGAGGCCATGTCGATTCCCGAGCAGCTGACGGTGTCGATCGAAGGCGCGGAGCCTGGCACCCAGTTCACCGCGGGGCAGATCGAGCTGCCGGCGGGCGTCGGTCTGATTTCTGACCCCGAGATGCTGGTCGTCAACGTGGTGACCGCACCGACCGCCGAGGACCTCGAGCAAGCGGGTGGCGAAGAAGGCGCCGAGTCCGCGGCAGCCGAGGGAGAGGGCGGTCAAGCCGAAGCCGAGTCCGAGTAA
- the glmU gene encoding bifunctional UDP-N-acetylglucosamine diphosphorylase/glucosamine-1-phosphate N-acetyltransferase GlmU: MTFRGDTAVVVLAAGAGTRMRSDTPKVLHTLAGRSMLSHSLHAMAKLAPQHLVVVLGHCHERISPLVDELAESLGRTINVTLQDRPLGTGDAVRCGLSALPADYSGIVVVTAGDTPLLDAETLADLIETHSATSSAVTVLTTTLSDPHGYGRILRTQDNAVMAIVEQTDATPSQREIREVNAGVYAFEITALQSALSRLSSDNAQQELYLPDVIAILRRDGQTVSARHIDDSALVAGVNDRVQLAQLGAELNRRIVAAHQMAGVTVIDPATTWIDVDVAIGRDTVIQPGTQLLGHTQIGDRCEIGPDTTLTDVTVGDNASVVRTHGSSSSIGAAAAVGPFTYLRPGTVLGTGGKLGAFVETKNSTIGAGTKVPHLTYVGDADIGDDSNIGAGSVFVNYDGMTKNRATIGSHVRSGAGTRFVAPVNVGDGAYTGAGTVIRDDVPPGALAVSGGPQRNIEDWVQQKRPGTPSAEAARKASAEQSTPPPDADQTP; this comes from the coding sequence ATGACGTTTCGTGGTGACACTGCGGTCGTGGTCTTGGCGGCTGGGGCTGGCACCCGGATGCGATCAGACACCCCCAAGGTGCTGCACACCCTGGCCGGGCGCAGCATGCTGTCCCACTCACTGCACGCGATGGCCAAGCTCGCACCGCAACACCTGGTGGTGGTGCTCGGCCACTGCCACGAACGTATCTCCCCGCTGGTCGACGAGCTGGCCGAATCCCTCGGTCGCACCATCAACGTGACGTTGCAGGATCGGCCGCTGGGCACCGGGGACGCGGTGCGCTGCGGCCTGTCGGCCCTTCCCGCCGACTACTCCGGCATCGTGGTCGTCACCGCGGGCGACACCCCGCTATTGGACGCCGAAACGCTGGCCGACCTGATCGAGACCCACAGCGCGACGTCGTCCGCCGTCACGGTGCTGACCACCACGTTGAGCGACCCGCACGGCTACGGCCGCATCCTGCGCACCCAGGACAACGCCGTGATGGCCATTGTCGAACAGACCGATGCGACGCCCTCACAGCGCGAAATCCGCGAGGTCAACGCCGGCGTCTACGCCTTCGAAATCACCGCACTGCAATCCGCGTTGAGCAGGCTGAGCTCGGACAACGCCCAGCAGGAGCTCTACTTGCCCGACGTCATCGCCATCCTGCGCCGCGACGGGCAAACCGTCAGCGCCCGCCACATCGACGACAGCGCGCTGGTGGCCGGCGTCAACGATCGGGTCCAGCTGGCCCAGCTGGGCGCCGAGCTGAACCGCCGGATAGTGGCCGCCCACCAGATGGCCGGCGTCACCGTGATCGACCCGGCAACCACCTGGATCGACGTGGACGTGGCGATCGGACGCGACACCGTTATCCAGCCGGGGACCCAGTTGCTGGGCCATACCCAGATCGGCGACCGCTGCGAAATCGGGCCCGACACGACGCTGACCGACGTCACCGTCGGGGACAACGCCTCGGTGGTACGCACCCACGGCAGCTCGTCATCGATCGGCGCAGCGGCCGCGGTCGGCCCCTTCACCTACTTGCGGCCCGGCACGGTGCTGGGCACCGGCGGCAAGCTGGGCGCCTTCGTGGAGACCAAGAACTCGACCATTGGCGCCGGCACCAAGGTGCCGCACCTGACCTACGTCGGCGACGCCGACATCGGCGACGACAGCAACATCGGTGCGGGCAGCGTGTTCGTCAACTACGACGGCATGACCAAGAACCGCGCCACCATCGGCTCGCACGTGCGCAGCGGCGCCGGCACCAGGTTCGTGGCACCGGTGAATGTCGGCGACGGGGCATACACCGGGGCCGGCACCGTGATCCGCGACGATGTTCCACCGGGCGCGCTCGCGGTGTCCGGCGGGCCGCAGCGCAATATCGAAGACTGGGTGCAGCAGAAGCGTCCAGGAACCCCGTCCGCCGAGGCCGCCCGCAAGGCCTCGGCCGAACAATCCACACCGCCGCCCGACGCCGATCAGACACCGTGA
- the pth gene encoding aminoacyl-tRNA hydrolase — protein sequence MAEPLLVVGLGNPGENYARTRHNLGFMVADLLAARLGAKFKVHKRSGAEVVTGRLAQRSVVLAKPRCYMNESGRQVAPLAKFYSVPPADLIVIHDELDLDFGRIRLKFGGGEGGHNGLRSVAAALGTKDFQRVRIGIGRPPGRKDPATFVLENFSSPERPEVPTICEQAADATELLVEIGLEPAQNRVHAW from the coding sequence ATGGCCGAGCCGTTATTGGTCGTCGGCCTGGGCAACCCGGGGGAAAACTACGCCCGGACCCGGCACAACCTCGGGTTCATGGTTGCCGACCTCCTTGCTGCCAGGCTGGGCGCAAAGTTCAAGGTGCACAAGCGCTCCGGCGCCGAAGTGGTGACGGGTCGATTGGCGCAGCGCTCGGTGGTCCTGGCCAAACCGCGCTGCTACATGAACGAGTCGGGCCGCCAGGTGGCACCTCTGGCGAAGTTTTACTCGGTGCCACCGGCGGACCTCATCGTCATTCACGACGAGCTCGACCTCGATTTCGGCCGCATCAGGCTCAAATTCGGGGGCGGCGAAGGCGGGCACAACGGATTGCGCTCGGTGGCAGCGGCGCTGGGCACCAAGGACTTCCAGCGGGTGCGCATCGGCATCGGCCGCCCGCCCGGCCGCAAGGATCCGGCGACATTCGTGCTGGAGAATTTCAGCTCACCGGAGCGTCCGGAAGTACCCACGATCTGCGAACAGGCCGCTGACGCCACCGAGTTGCTCGTCGAAATTGGCCTGGAGCCGGCCCAAAACCGGGTCCACGCCTGGTGA
- a CDS encoding oxidoreductase, whose translation MADWTAADLPSFTGRTVIVTGANSGLGAVTARELARHGARVILAVRNTSKGEAAAQQMTGSNAGPVEVRRLDLQDLSSVREFAAGVDKSDLLINNAGIMATPYALTADGFESQIGTNHLGHFALTNLLLPKLTDRVVTVSSMAHWTGRINLADLNYQSRRYSPWLAYGQSKLANLLFTSELQKRLDAAGSPLRALAAHPGFSHTNLQGASGRKLGDAVVSFGTRLIATDADFGARQTLYAASQDLPGNTYVGPRFGYVGPTRSVGRSRRAKNAVAAAALWELSEQLTGAEFPF comes from the coding sequence ATGGCCGACTGGACCGCCGCGGATCTACCGTCGTTCACCGGGCGCACGGTCATCGTGACCGGCGCAAACAGCGGGCTGGGCGCCGTCACCGCGCGCGAGCTGGCCCGCCATGGCGCCAGGGTCATCCTGGCCGTGCGCAACACGAGCAAGGGCGAGGCCGCCGCACAACAGATGACCGGCTCCAATGCCGGCCCGGTCGAGGTCCGCCGCCTCGATCTGCAAGATCTGTCATCGGTTCGCGAATTCGCGGCCGGCGTCGACAAGTCCGACCTGCTGATCAACAACGCCGGCATCATGGCCACGCCCTACGCGCTGACCGCGGACGGCTTCGAGAGCCAGATCGGCACCAACCACCTCGGCCATTTCGCGCTCACCAACCTGTTGCTGCCCAAACTCACCGACCGGGTGGTCACGGTGTCGTCCATGGCGCACTGGACGGGCCGGATCAACTTGGCCGACCTGAACTACCAGTCCCGGCGGTACTCCCCCTGGCTGGCCTACGGCCAGTCCAAACTCGCCAACCTGCTGTTCACCAGCGAGCTGCAAAAGCGCCTGGACGCGGCCGGCTCGCCGCTGCGCGCGCTGGCCGCCCATCCGGGGTTCTCCCACACCAACCTGCAGGGGGCCTCGGGCCGCAAGCTCGGCGATGCGGTCGTGTCGTTCGGCACCAGGCTGATCGCCACCGACGCCGATTTCGGGGCCCGCCAGACTTTGTACGCCGCCTCTCAGGATCTGCCGGGCAACACCTATGTCGGGCCCAGATTCGGCTACGTCGGTCCCACCCGATCGGTGGGCCGCAGCCGGCGCGCCAAGAACGCAGTCGCGGCCGCCGCGCTGTGGGAGCTGTCCGAGCAGCTCACGGGAGCCGAATTTCCGTTCTGA